The following are encoded in a window of Scophthalmus maximus strain ysfricsl-2021 chromosome 6, ASM2237912v1, whole genome shotgun sequence genomic DNA:
- the LOC118309028 gene encoding transcription factor HES-5-like, whose protein sequence is MLMWPINRGAGSSATSQHVLLSTTTMAPTSTTDSPPSQLSTKHSHKLRKPAVEKMRRDRINICIEQLKVLLEEEFHRQDPNAKMEKADVLEMTVAFLRQQLQPHAAHAHGYSRCWKESLHFLSHTSLKEATLPNLQHLQHLYRADRDAASTPAPSSHRHIQAAGKTPSSPHRDVWRPW, encoded by the exons ATGCTAATGTGGCCTATAAATAGAGGAGCGGGCTCCTCGGCCACATCACAGCACGTGCtgctctccaccaccaccatggcTCCAACCAGCACCACAGACTCTCCTCCCTCGCAGCTCTCcaccaaacactcacacaaa CTCAGGAAACCAGCGGTGGAGAAGATGCGCAGAGATCGCATCAACATCTGCATCGAGCAGCTCAAGgtcctgctggaggaggagttcCACCGACAGGATCCCAACGCCAAGATGGAGAAGGCCGACGTCCTGGAGATGACGGTGGCGTTCctgaggcagcagctgcagcctcatgCTGCACATGCCCACGGGTACTCCCGCTGCTGGAAGGAGTCgctgcacttcctgtcccaCACCTCCCTGAAGGAGGCCACACTCCCAAacctccagcacctccagcACCTCTACAGAGCCGACCGGGACGCTGCCTCCACGCCGGCCCCATCCTCCCACAGACACATCCAGGCTGCAGGGAAGACACCGTCCAGCCCCCACAGAGACGTGTGGAGGCCCTGGTAG
- the LOC118309026 gene encoding transcription factor HES-5-like, giving the protein MRQQEGSQCGLAHWPRSVGKLIQPGTHGFVMLMWPINRGAGSSATSQLVLLSTTTMAPTSATDSPPSQLSTKHSHKLRKPVVEKMRRDRINICIEQLKVLLEEEFHRQDPNAKMEKADVLEMTVAFLRQQLQPHAAHGHGYSRCWKETLHFLSHTSLKEAALPNLQHLQHLYRADRDAAPTPAPSSHRLIQAAGKTLSSPHRDVWRPW; this is encoded by the exons ATGAGGCAGCAGGAAGGTTCCCAG TGTGGCCTCGCCCACTGGCCTCGGAGTGTGGGAAAGCTCATCCAGCCTGGGACTCATGGCTTTGTGATGCTAATGTGGCCTATAAATAGAGGAGCGGGCTCCTCGGCCACATCACAGCTCGTGCtgctctccaccaccaccatggcTCCAACAAGCGCCACAGACTCTCCTCCCTCGCAGCTCTCcaccaaacactcacacaaa CTCAGGAAACCAGTGGTGGAGAAGATGCGCAGAGATCGCATCAACATCTGCATCGAGCAGCTCAAGgtcctgctggaggaggagttcCACAGACAGGATCCCAACGCCAAGATGGAGAAGGCCGACGTCCTGGAGATGACGGTGGCGTTCctgaggcagcagctgcagccgcacGCGGCGCACGGCCACGGGTACTCCCGCTGCTGGAAGGAGACgctgcacttcctgtcccaCACCTCCCTGAAGGAGGCCGCACTCCCAAacctccagcacctccagcACCTCTACAGAGCCGACCGGGACGCTGCCCCCACGCCGGCCCCATCCTCCCACAGACTTATCCAGGCTGCAGGGAAGACACTGTCCAGCCCCCACAGAGACGTGTGGAGGCCCTGGTAG
- the aldh4a1 gene encoding delta-1-pyrroline-5-carboxylate dehydrogenase, mitochondrial isoform X1 has protein sequence MLRVRAVVAARSWRGLRTSVRAAAAVPVKNEPILSFSEGSSERDELLKALDALKGATEEIPCVVGDEHVWTSDVRYQLSPFNHSHKVAKFCYADKELINKAILASVAARREWDLTPVQDRAQVLFKAADVISGPRRAEILAKTMIGQGKTVIQAEIDAAPELIDFFRFNAKHAIELETQQPLDAEGSTNTMLYRGLEGFVAAVAPFNFTAIGGNLAGTPALMGNVVLWKPSDAAMSASYAVYRILRECGLPPNIIQFLPADGPVFGDTVTSSEHLAGINFTGSVPTFKRLWRQVGQNLDTYRNFPRLAGECGGKNFHFVHKSADVQSVVTGTIRSAFEYGGQKCSACSRMYVPDSLWPQIKQGLLDIHKDMRVGDPVEDFNTFFSAVIDEKSFARNKKWLGHAKSSPSLKVIAGGNCDGSKGYFVEPTIIETTDPQEAIMSEEIFGPVLTVYVYPENEYKEVLQLIDNTSPYALTGAVFAQDQSVIDEAATVLRNAAGNYYVNDKSTGSIVAQQPFGGARASGTNDKPGGPHYVLRWTSPQVVKQTHVPLRDWRYPYMG, from the exons ATGCTCCGTGTGAGGGCGGTGGTGGCGGCTCGGTCCTGGCGAGG gTTGAGGACGAGTGTGCGTGCGGCGGCCGCGGTGCCGGTGAAGAATGAGCCCATCTTGTCGTTCTCTGAGGGGAGCTCGGAGAGAGACGAGCTGCTGAAG GCCTTGGATGCCCTGAAGGGGGCAACAGAGGAGATCCCGTGCGTGGTCGGAGACGAACACGTGTGGACGTCGGACGTCAGATATCAGTTATCT CCGTTCAACCACTCACACAAGGTGGCAAAGTTCTGTTACGCTGACAAG gagCTCATCAACAAAGCCATCCTGGCGTCAGTGGCAGCGAGGAGAGAGTGGGACCTGACGCCGGTCCAGGACAGAGCCCAGGTCCTTTTCAAGGCGGCTGACGTCATCAGCGGACCCAGGAGAGCAGAGATCCTCGCCAAGACCATGATTGGACAG GGGAAGACGGTGATTCAGGCCGAGATCGATGCCGCCCCAGAGCTGATCGACTTCTTCAGGTTCAACGCAAAGCATGCCATCGAGCTGGAGACTCAGCAACCACTCGACGCAGAGGGAAGCACCAACACCATGTTGTACCGCGGCCTGGAG gGTTTTGTAGCAGCTGTGGCTCCTTTTAACTTCACTGCTATTGGTGGAAACCTTGCAGGTACCCCGGCTCTGATG ggtAACGTGGTTTTGTGGAAACCCAGTGACGCCGCCATGTCTGCGAGTTACGCCGTCTACAGAATTCTGAGGGAGTGTGGACTTCCCCCAAACATTATCCAGTTCCTACCGGCAGATGGTCCCGTGTTTGGAGACACCGTCACCTCCTCTGAGCACCTGGCAGGAATCAACTTCACCGGCAGCGTCCC GACGTTCAAGCGTCTATGGAGACAAGTCGGCCAGAACCTGGACACCTACAGGAATTTCCCTCGACTGGCCGGAG AGTGCGGCGGCAAGAATTTCCACTTCGTCCACAAGTCTGCAGACGTCCAGAGCGTGGTGACGGGGACGATTCGCTCAGCGTTTGAGTACGGCGGTCAGAAGTGTTCGGCCTGCTCCAGGATGTATGTCCCCGACAGCCTGTGGCCGCAGATCAAACAGGGACTGTTGGACATTCACAAAGACATGAGAGTCGGAGAC CCTGTTGAAGACTTCAACACTTTCTTCTCAGCCGTCATTGACGAGAAG TCGTTCGCTCGCAATAAGAAGTGGCTCGGTCACGCCAAGTCGTCTCCCAGTCTGAAGGTGATAGCCGGAGGAAACTGTGACGGCAGTAAGGGCTACTTTGTGGAGCCGACCATCATCGAGACCACGGACCCACAGGAGGCGATCATGAGCGAG GAAATCTTCGGCCCCGTTCTGACCGTTTACGTTTACCCTGAGAACGAGTACAAGGAGGTTCTGCAGCTGATCGACAACACGTCGCCGTATGCTCTGACCGGAGCCGTCTTCGCTCAGGACCA GTCGGTGATTGACGAAGCCGCCACCGTTCTGAGAAATGCTGCAGGAAACTACTACGTCAACGACAAGTCCACCGGCTCCATTGTCGCTCAGCAGCCGTTTGGTGGCGCCAGAGCTTCAG gTACCAACGACAAACCTGGAGGTCCACACTACGTCCTGAGATGGACGTCTCCGCAAGTGGTGAAGCAGACACACGTCCCACTCAGAGACTGGAGGTATCCCTACATGGGCTGA
- the aldh4a1 gene encoding delta-1-pyrroline-5-carboxylate dehydrogenase, mitochondrial isoform X2, whose protein sequence is MRSRDAQELINKAILASVAARREWDLTPVQDRAQVLFKAADVISGPRRAEILAKTMIGQGKTVIQAEIDAAPELIDFFRFNAKHAIELETQQPLDAEGSTNTMLYRGLEGFVAAVAPFNFTAIGGNLAGTPALMGNVVLWKPSDAAMSASYAVYRILRECGLPPNIIQFLPADGPVFGDTVTSSEHLAGINFTGSVPTFKRLWRQVGQNLDTYRNFPRLAGECGGKNFHFVHKSADVQSVVTGTIRSAFEYGGQKCSACSRMYVPDSLWPQIKQGLLDIHKDMRVGDPVEDFNTFFSAVIDEKSFARNKKWLGHAKSSPSLKVIAGGNCDGSKGYFVEPTIIETTDPQEAIMSEEIFGPVLTVYVYPENEYKEVLQLIDNTSPYALTGAVFAQDQSVIDEAATVLRNAAGNYYVNDKSTGSIVAQQPFGGARASGTNDKPGGPHYVLRWTSPQVVKQTHVPLRDWRYPYMG, encoded by the exons ATGAGGTCACGTGATGCTCAG gagCTCATCAACAAAGCCATCCTGGCGTCAGTGGCAGCGAGGAGAGAGTGGGACCTGACGCCGGTCCAGGACAGAGCCCAGGTCCTTTTCAAGGCGGCTGACGTCATCAGCGGACCCAGGAGAGCAGAGATCCTCGCCAAGACCATGATTGGACAG GGGAAGACGGTGATTCAGGCCGAGATCGATGCCGCCCCAGAGCTGATCGACTTCTTCAGGTTCAACGCAAAGCATGCCATCGAGCTGGAGACTCAGCAACCACTCGACGCAGAGGGAAGCACCAACACCATGTTGTACCGCGGCCTGGAG gGTTTTGTAGCAGCTGTGGCTCCTTTTAACTTCACTGCTATTGGTGGAAACCTTGCAGGTACCCCGGCTCTGATG ggtAACGTGGTTTTGTGGAAACCCAGTGACGCCGCCATGTCTGCGAGTTACGCCGTCTACAGAATTCTGAGGGAGTGTGGACTTCCCCCAAACATTATCCAGTTCCTACCGGCAGATGGTCCCGTGTTTGGAGACACCGTCACCTCCTCTGAGCACCTGGCAGGAATCAACTTCACCGGCAGCGTCCC GACGTTCAAGCGTCTATGGAGACAAGTCGGCCAGAACCTGGACACCTACAGGAATTTCCCTCGACTGGCCGGAG AGTGCGGCGGCAAGAATTTCCACTTCGTCCACAAGTCTGCAGACGTCCAGAGCGTGGTGACGGGGACGATTCGCTCAGCGTTTGAGTACGGCGGTCAGAAGTGTTCGGCCTGCTCCAGGATGTATGTCCCCGACAGCCTGTGGCCGCAGATCAAACAGGGACTGTTGGACATTCACAAAGACATGAGAGTCGGAGAC CCTGTTGAAGACTTCAACACTTTCTTCTCAGCCGTCATTGACGAGAAG TCGTTCGCTCGCAATAAGAAGTGGCTCGGTCACGCCAAGTCGTCTCCCAGTCTGAAGGTGATAGCCGGAGGAAACTGTGACGGCAGTAAGGGCTACTTTGTGGAGCCGACCATCATCGAGACCACGGACCCACAGGAGGCGATCATGAGCGAG GAAATCTTCGGCCCCGTTCTGACCGTTTACGTTTACCCTGAGAACGAGTACAAGGAGGTTCTGCAGCTGATCGACAACACGTCGCCGTATGCTCTGACCGGAGCCGTCTTCGCTCAGGACCA GTCGGTGATTGACGAAGCCGCCACCGTTCTGAGAAATGCTGCAGGAAACTACTACGTCAACGACAAGTCCACCGGCTCCATTGTCGCTCAGCAGCCGTTTGGTGGCGCCAGAGCTTCAG gTACCAACGACAAACCTGGAGGTCCACACTACGTCCTGAGATGGACGTCTCCGCAAGTGGTGAAGCAGACACACGTCCCACTCAGAGACTGGAGGTATCCCTACATGGGCTGA
- the LOC118309029 gene encoding achaete-scute homolog 5-like, producing the protein MSSFSPPITDRCSSYLSLSLCHSAGLCENHGISQPSEPRSGSVPFFFYPSSMDPAGLGLYKGPLRGPGPGLLPYLTPFHHHGHFSMYECPFEPAFIQKRNERERQRVKCVNQGYAKLRDHLPGQSADKRLSKVETLRAAIGYIKYLQGLVELEEGSHSEGESPNTSSPGPHCG; encoded by the coding sequence ATgagctccttctctcctccaatCACTGATCGGTGTTCTTCGTACCTGAGCCTCAGTCTGTGTCATTCTGCTGGACTCTGTGAGAACCACGGCATCTCTCAACCATCAGAACCTCGGTCCGGCTCTGtgcccttcttcttctacccCTCTAGCATGGACCCCGCCGGGCTCGGCCTCTACAAAGGCCCTCTGAGGGGCCCCGGCCCCGGGCTTTTGCCCTACCTGACCCCCTTCCACCACCACGGACACTTCAGCATGTACGAGTGTCCCTTCGAGCCAGCGTTCATCCAGAAACGAAACGAGCGGGAGCGTCAGAGGGTGAAGTGCGTGAACCAGGGCTACGCCAAACTGAGGGACCACCTGCCGGGTCAGAGCGCAGACAAGCGGCTCAGCAAGGTGGAGACGCTGAGAGCCGCCATCGGGTACATCAAATACCTGCAGGGactggtggagctggaggaggggagTCACAGCGAGGGGGAGTCTCCCAACACCTCGTCCCCTGGACCACACTGTGGGTGA
- the LOC118309023 gene encoding protein phosphatase 1 regulatory subunit 15B-like, translated as MFRNTSHEGRLSDARSSSSPSPLGVTAAGLDSQESSWIGLLSVVSRPAFSFLQKYLPGGAPRPPGPSDGAARWIGVGLQRTFVDEDRDFLTQLDHVMSLTPHEDPHLSYLQCQRDGSAGLLEPGDGSTLPWLSADSLREIGLASAEEVDLKLCRRSQVGYFSSARTFISHVLLSATSSQAMKPQGDKDWRPQAESSKGGTWWGSFWGGEHASQREPPSSVSWAEEGTEADLLRPQQPETKGLAAETTDVFVQSCGRESATLGENTGPGEHKEEPVNNGGLHTVQNTEGFTPEPRIGLSSSEAAAACSEVALLTPDQDNGYSSLEEEHFQMCRLVRTPSDEQQQEAEPTEICVPVIAEMEEESSEERVSASVNVDEDEPRPSELQEGVSAEATELSTPQCQNKAIAFIMGCPCSDDDSSQSDGESSDDDDDGFDSEGTSDMSDSTDEDDDEASDSDEEAISEADRLWNSLCQNLDPYNPQNFSAQLHTASTPPRTIPTATPPSSAQSTPASSPAASPPSSSSSPPSGSDTWDDSTSASEVDEAESLHLLSSFSFSSDPYSPFNFQAQLRTRGPVKAAARAKKTPQTPPHSPRHKEASPPVYRKEEAEERLDSGFSEPSSSSSSSSSSSVQRCGSTKKVRFCDHVEEFFASCGEEEEEEDRRGPWEELARDRSRFLRRCLEVEQSIAYCLQPQHRSLVYVRLAVLHVQDV; from the exons ATGTTTAGGAACACGAGTCACGAGGGACGTTTGTCCGACGCGCGGAGCTCGTCCTCCCCGAGCCCGCTCGGAGTCACCGCCGCCGGCCTAGACAGTCAGGAAAGCTCGTGGATCGGCCTGCTGTCAGTGGTGTCCAGGCCCGCGttttcatttctgcagaaataTCTGCCCGGGGGCGCACCACGACCCCCCGGCCCGTCTGACGGAGCCGCCCGGTGGATCGGCGTAGGTCTACAGCGCACTTTCGTGGACGAAGATAGAGACTTTTTGACACAGCTGGACCACGTGATGTCGCTGACGCCGCACGAGGATCCACACCTGAGCTACCTGCAGTGTCAGCGGGACGGATCCGCGGGCCTCCTGGAGCCGGGCGACGGCTCCACGTTGCCATGGCTGAGCGCAGATTCTCTGCGGGAAATAGGGCTCGCGAGTGCAGAGGAGGTGGACCTGAAACTGTGCCGGCGGAGTCAGGTCGGATATTTCTCTTCTGCCAGGACTTTTATCAGCCACGTCCTGTTGAGCGCCACCTCATCTCAGGCAATGAAGCCCCAGGGAGATAAGGACTGGCGGCCCCAGGCCGAGAGCAGTAAAGGAGGGACGTGGTGGGGCAGCTTCTGGGGAGGCGAGCACGCGTCACAGAGAGAGCCGCCGTCCAGTGTGTCCTGGGCCGAGGAGGGGACGGAGGCGGACTTGCTTCGTCCACAACAACCGGAGACCAAAGGCCTCGCTGCGGAAACAACTGACGTGTTTGTCCAGAGCTGCGGCAGAGAATCGGCGACGCTGGGAGAAAACACTGGACCGGGGGAGCACAAAGAGGAGCCGGTCAACAATGGAGGCCTCCACACAGTCCAGAACACGGAGGGGTTCACACCAGAGCCCCGGATCGGCCTGAGCAGTTCAGAAGCTGCCGCCGCCTGCAGTGAGGTGGCACTTCTGACCCCCGATCAGGACAATGGTTACTCCAGTCTCGAGGAGGAACACTTCCAGATGTGCCGCCTGGTGAGGACCCCGagtgacgagcagcagcaggaggcggaaCCGACTGAAATCTGTGTCCCCGTCATcgcagagatggaggaagagtcGTCTGAGGAGAGAGTGTCTGCATCAGTCAATGTTGACGAGGATGAGCCACGACCCTCTGAGCTTCAGGAGGGCGTGTCCGCGGAGGCGACGGAGCTCTCCACCCCCCAGTGTCAAAACAAAGCCATCGCCTTCATAATGGGCTGCCCCTGCAGCGACGAtgacagcagccaatcagacggGGAATCCagtgacgatgacgacgacggcTTTGATAGCGAGGGGACATCTGACATGTCCGACTCAAccgatgaagatgatgacgagGCATCGGACTCGGACGAAGAGGCCATCTCTGAAGCAGATCGCCTCTGGAACTCTCTGTGCCAAAATCTCGACCCCTACAACCCCCAAAACTTCTCCGCCCAGCTGCACACCGCCAGCACGCCGCCCAGGACCATCCCCACCGCCACACCACCGTCCTCCGCCCAGTCCACGCCCGCCTCTTCCCCCGCagcctctcccccctcctcctcctcctcccctccctccggcAGCGACACCTGGGACGACTCAACGTCGGCCAGCGAGGTGGACGAAGCTGAAAGCCTCCATCTGTTGagctccttcagcttctcctccgACCCCTACAGTCCCTTCAACTTCCAGGCCCAACTCAGGACTCGAGGGCCCGTCAAGGCCGCTGCCAGGGCCAAGAAGACCCCGCAGACTCCCCCCCACTCCCCTCGCCATAAAGAAGCTTCTCCACCCGTGtacaggaaggaggaggcggaggagagacTGGATAGCGGCTTCTCTgagccctcctcttcctcctcctcctcttcctcttcctcagttcAGAGATGTGGTTCAACTAAAAAG GTTCGGTTCTGTGATCATGTGGAGGAGTTCTTCGCCAGctgtggtgaggaggaggaggaggaagaccgGCGCGGCCCCTGGGAGGAGCTGGCCCGGGACCGCTCCCGATTTCTGCGGCGCTgcctggaggtggagcagagcaTCGCCTACTGCCTGCAGCCGCAGCACCGCAGCCTGGTGTACGTCCGCCTCGCAGTCCTCCACGTCCAGGacgtgtga